In Gadus morhua chromosome 5, gadMor3.0, whole genome shotgun sequence, the genomic stretch ACCAGCACTACAGCAGCATGACTCATACTGGCTGCTGAATgaaacctgagagagagagagagagagagagagagagagagagagagagagagagagagagagagagagagagagagagagagagagagagagagagagagagagagagagagagagagagagagagagagagaattcctAGAATGCAGCAAATTTTCGATCTGTTGCCAGATTTTCAACAGTGCCCATACAATAGTATAACTATTGTATGGGCACTAGATATCTGTACAGTTACACATATTTTGATGACATAGAGACCTGATGATCATTGATAATTAAGCTCATGCAGTGAAATCCACTATGTACAGCATACAgctgtattaaaaaaatatattgcaaAAGTGGATGTGCAGTGGGCATTTACTGTAAATGTCAAACCTGTGGTTTCAGGGGTGTCCTAGTGTATTGGAGTCGGTCAAGGTTCACCAGATTTTTTACAAGCAGGAAAGAAGCCTAGTGTGTGAGAGACCGGCCTACTCCATTTCAAACCTTAAAACTCTAcactacataaaaaaaatagaggGTGGATGTTGAATTATTCATATCCAGCTACCTTCAAACCAACCAAGAAGAGGAAGGAATGTGTTCAAAAATCTTTTCCTTTAACTCCAGGCGACGAGTGGAATATTAAATAAGGGTTTATTAGTTGATATCCCAAACATAATTTTCTGGCATATGGGATATTAACATATTGCGTGTGTAATGTATCATTCCTCAGAAAGTTTGGGCCATGAGATGCAAATAACTACAACATTAATGAACCACTCAAACAATAAAGTAATTAATGCATAATTTAATTAATAGAGTTAATTGAGGTCGGCTTAATACAGGAGGTAGAGCTGATTGTCTCGTAAAAGggtgctagttcgatccctggctcctcctagctgagtgatGAGGTTTCCCTGTGCaagaaacctaaccctaactgctcccgacgagctggcagtcgccttgcatggttgactccgccgtcggtgtgtgtatgtgtgtaggaatggatgtaagttgctttggataaaagcgtctgctaaatgtatgtatgtatcacTTTAGGTTAATTTAACATcattagataaaaaaaaaagttctttCTAGTAATTACATGTTTCCCAAAAAAGTTACTTTTTTATGCCACTTTAAAGCAAGAAACACATTGCTGTAGATGTTATATAATACTCACAGTGCTGAAGGTAGGTCTCGGCAGGGAGGTGGACCTGTAGGACATCCTGGGAAAACCCTCTGGCCACCGCAGATCAGGGCCCGGGGTTCTCCTCCCATTGGAGCTTGATCCAGAGGAATGTGGAGGTTCCTGACTGTCCCACACCACTTTTTTTCcgcttctctctccccctctccctctctcccggcacccctctctcttccccacttGGCCTCTCGGACACTTTGTCCATCCCTTTATCcttccgtctgtctctcttcgaGTGGATTTCCTTTGGCTTCTCCCTCGTTTCTTCCTCCTTATCGGTCGCATCAGCCCTCTGCCCAGTCTTCTCCCACAACGGCTCCCttattctctccctttcttcttcCTCACCCTCGTCAGGCTTCTCCGACCCCATCTCCTGCCCATCCGTCACCAGGGTGCCGTCAGCCGCCAGTTCATCCAGCCGTCGCACCCTGTCAATATCTGTCTCCAAATACAGCCGGCCTGTGGACGGCTGTGACTGGATCTTCGTACATAGTGCCAGGTCACGCTCGGGGTAtgaatatctctctctgttcaccTTCCTGGGTACATCGGAAGGCTCCAGGACCCGGCAGCTGGGCAGGGACTTGCTCCAGCGATGAATGGAGCCGGCCAAGTCCCTGGAATCCTCCTCTTGGATCATCTGGAGGTCCGCCGTGGTTGGGCTGCGCCACATACCCGCCATGGGCTGCGGTTCCGTTGTTGTGACTCTAGCGgttgtttttgtggttgttggtgGTAACGATGGTCGAAGCGGAGAAGGAGTGGATGGTGGCTCAGGCGACGGGGATTGGTACCCATGTTGGAGGGTGGAGCCGGGCTGAGGACGGCCTTCTTTGAACTGTAGAACCCTGCATGTCACCTCGTTCAAAAACTGGGAGAACTTGAGCCGGTTCTCGGCCCTCTTATGATGGTTCACGGTTGTTGGTGAAACACTTGGACTGTTGTTGGACATGAACATGCTCTGAGCTTTCTTCTTGGACAGGAAGGAGGCGCTCTGGGCAAAACGTGCGTCTTCGGGTTCATCGATGGGCCGAGAGAAGGTGAGATTCTGGTAAATGACCTCGGGCAATGACGCGTCAGAATCAGACGTCTGGCCGCCTTTACCCTTACCGGTGGAGCCCGGATAGATCTGGAGGCCCTGGCTGCCCTGCTGTTCGGCAGGGTGGCGTAGAAGGCAGGTGATCCCGGAGCTCCAACTGTTGGTGTCCCAGCTGCCATCGTCTTCACTGGAGCTAACACTCAGCAGGCTGGAGCTGGAGCTTCCTTCAGTAGAGCTGGACGGAGCTGGAGAGTTCTGGTGGGGGCCTATCGACCGACGCTTCAGCCCCAAGATGGAACCCTTCAGTTTTGCTATGGAATTCTGGAGTCCGGTTAGAGATCCTTTTCGGTTCCAAGGGGCGCCTCGTGCGGCCGGGGTTGCTCCTCGCAGAGAGGCTTCAGATCCCTGGAGGCTGGGCAGGGAGCCATTGTGGGTGGTTTGTGTGGAGTGGTTAAGTTTGGAGAGTGTGGTTTTGAGTAGGGGTGAAGACCTGTGCCGTGGTGGAGGGTCTTCTTCCTGGTCACTGTAGGAGCCCGCAAACACGGGACAGGAGGCTGTAGAAGAACAGGAGCCGCGGTCTTGACGGGACGAGGACATCCTGGTTCTTGAAGGCGGGTTCCTGGAGGTGGTCATGTCAAAAGTCGTCTTCTTACCTTTCCGGGGTTTTCTTGACGATTCTTTCAGTACAGACTCCAACCGGGGACCCTCTGCGGAAATGGAGACACACAAGTGAACCATGGCAAGCTTTTGTTGGGCTGTTTTGCAATGGTTCCACCTTCTCGATGGCTCTGCCCTATCTCTGTTGGTGTCCCTTGTTTGTCAGGCCTCCCACAGAGCGCCCTGGCTGCTCCAATAAACAGAGCTGACACCATTTCAGCACTTCAGCTCGGTGCCGAATGAGGGTGGCTATGAGGTTAGTATTTGATAGTTGTTTGGATGTCGACCAACATTGacgattttctttttttgttctaAATAGAACTATAGATCGCTGATTGTATTGTCTGGGCATTTTCTGTAATGAATATGTGTATTGATAGGGATGCAGTGAAATGCTGTATATTCAGGTCAACGATATTGATTGTATTACCGCACAGAACTGGATTTGTCGGCAGCAGTAAAGCTTAGAGGCCCAAAATCAATAGCTCACACATATACTCTAGGTAGTGTTTGTTTTCGTGCTCATATTGTAGATCAAATGACATGGGAAAGATTGCTTTTACTGTGCACGGGaagttttaaaataaataacttttcattcaatgactattttttgtttggggttgtaaTAGTCCTTTGTGTAGCTAACAATGGTTAAGATAGTCTAAAAGTGGAGAAACCGTTGCTAACTTTGGTTATGAGGGATGAAAGGGTAACCGGCTAACGGTAAACTGCGGTTAAATTAATATCAGGGTTTTAATGATGATTCAATTTGACACGGTAATGATAAACGTTTGGGATTTTACCCCGTTTTATCGTAAAACGGTTAACCGTTTCCTCCCTACTGcatattttgtttgtatttgtaggATTTGATTAAAACACTTGCCAATCTTTTTTTCCCCAACTCTGGCTGTATATGGACAATATGAGTAATATCTCAAAACATTTAGTCAAGAATTAATTACTTTAAATTATTTAAGCGACTCTCAACTGATTCAACTGATGCATGGCATTTTTAAGGAACCCAACACTTtgatgtgtgtgggggagaaCAGAGAGATGTGTTAATAAACAGCGGGTCGTTTGAAATACTTCCAGGGTCGGCTATTGTACCATTCGCCTCAGCACCTAAAGAACGGATCCATCTATCTAAGTCTCTCTTTAATGGCTATATGTCTGTGGCAAGACACAGAATTAGTCCTTTTTTATCGCAATGCTTTCTGGAGAAACTAAACCTCCAACCCCTTACACAATGCACGGACATGATCCTGTTAATGGGTAAAAATGAAAGTCAGCGAACAAGGCTTAACGGTAATGATAGTTAACTTGTATGTTCATGTAAACTAGAATTCATTGGTTTGTACCTGACATGTTTCAAATGAATACTAGTCTGTTTACATGAACATACAAGTTAATTTATCGAGTTAGACTCAATTAACTTTTTTGAGGTAATGTTTGTGATGCTATCCCAAACCTCAAAGTGACTGACCCTCTATGGTTCACATCTCATCCTATGTGGTGCTTTTAAACGTGCATGGCTAGATGTGGAAGAGGTGATGAGAAGCATACATCAGAACATACTAGAACataggagagagaagaagtTTAAACTGAAACAAGAGGAAAAGTGCTGCCTGGCCCTGGACTCCCTCTGCATTTTGCAGCGTGACAACATGTAGGCTGTGTGTCAGTGAGACATCAATAGTACCCTGGCCATTGATTCCGCCCTGGTTAGCCAAAGTAGAGTAATTAATGGCTCTGTGGGTGTTGAGGTAAAACCCTGTCCCCAATACTAATGCTCTCAATGGAACCATTTTTAAGGGAATCAAGTAGTTATCGAACCATTATTTTGTTCAAattgaatgttttgtttttacacattacAAGTATCAAATTCCAAAGACAGGAGCACCTGCTGTTCAGATGAGTGCAATAATAAGTCCATCTCTCCCAACAGTTTCAGTTTCACAATTTCACAGCAATATGAAACCATCAATCATATAGCTCCGTAGACCTCTAACGAAACACTACTCTTCTTCCTCTGATTCTACTTACTTCTAGATGGTACCATTCACACTCACATTCTGTTCTCTCTTTATTTTAATGAGCACATGAACAAAACCTGTTCCTATTAtagtagtttttttttgttctcgtTTGAGTCCATGGAGAGGAATGAATAGAAGGAGGATGTAATACCCCGAGAGAGgatgagaaacagagagagacagacagagagccagagagtgagcagagagagagagagagagaaaaggagtggGAGAGGCAGGAGATATACAATGCTCTCTAAACGCGAGTGCAACAACAGACACTTGGGCCTACAGGAAATGTCAAAGACGTTTTTTGACGGTAAGGAGTTTGACAGCCATGTctgtcaaaaaaaaacatttccataTCAAGGCAACTCCTTGTCACTACACATCGTTTTCCTTTCGGGAAGAGAAAAGACTGCAAGTGGAGAATGTCTGTACAGCCTAATTAAGCATTTGCAATACACTGCGAATTCTGGATAGGAGGATTACTGAGGTATTCCcataatttaaataaatccaacaAATGCACATCCTGCTGTACGCCATACACAATTGTGTTTCCAAACAAAACCAACGTATTCACTAGTGACTTTTAACACAAACGTTTATTAATCCGCAATGAAGCAAGGCTTCATACGTTTCTGCATGTACAcgtgcgccctcttgtggctaCATACAACATCACTTCCTTAATGATCTCTTGAATACACCTCAATCGAACGGTTGTTcccactgtgcgtgtgtgtgtgtgtgtgtgtgtgtgtgtgtgtgtgtgtgtgtgtgtgtgtgtgtgtgtgtgtgtgtgtgtgtgtgtgtgtgtgtgtgtgtgtgtgtgtgtgtgtgtgtgtgtgtgtttatgtgtgtgtgtgtgtgtgtgtgtgtgtgtgtgtgtgtgtgtgtgtgtgtgtgtgtgtgaggtgtgtgtgtgtgtgtgtgtgtgtgtgtgtgtgtgtgtgtgtgtgtgtggtgtgtgtgtgtgtgtgtgtgtgtgtgtgtgtgtgtgtgtgtcattgaatTCTATTTTTTATGTTTGCCATTGAATATACTGTTGTCCTTATCAAcctttctcttcctttctcctgGCAATGCATAAGTTCAGTGGGGTTTTGTTCAAGCCAATGCAGTGATTTCCGTTCAAtgtcattccattcattcaagGTCATGTAGGATAATCCATAGACATTGTTGCTGTATTTGTGTCCCAACAGGTAACACCTCGGTGCCTCTACTGGCAACAAGGTGTGAATACTTCTACATACGTAATAATATATACCTAGTTTTATAGTTGTTATCGTCAAGCAGAGTTAAAGTCAGCGGATTAAGACATAAAAtgtcatcaatcaatcaatcagtgcTTGGTGTCCTTTGATTTCTGCAACAACCATTTGGGCTCTAATGAAAATATAGCAATCTTGGTGGGGTTTTTGCTAACCAAAAACATTAAATTTGTTATGTTATGACTTTATCAACCAAAATACATTGTGTAATGGTTCATCTGATAAACAtcaattgttgttgttttttcatgttGCTGTACAGCCTGACAGGGATTTCTCGTACCGTGAAAAGCAGTTTTTTGCAGTTTGGTTTCAAGCATGTTTTGTTGTGTTAAAAATCGTTACTTGATTGTATACATACAGTATGCATACACTTACATACAAGCAAGTATGTAATTCCATACAGCACATGAACAGCCAGAACAcatgagagagaaggaaagagggagatggagaggaaaatTTGGTTGTATGTCTTAACTGTTTGCTCGGAAAACCAAACAAATTGGGGTATCCCCCAAAATCCCTGTTGCCATGACTACGACCACATGGCTGTGTGGTGCATATGTATGCCCCTCTGTGTGGAGGACGCAGTGGGCCCAATTATCTCCTGTGGAAATCCAACTAGCACCCTCTGCCCCGAGCACATCCGAGAACATTAGGAATATATCCTATGTATCCTgtcgaccaaaaaaaaaaaaaatgtaatgtttaacCTTGGCCTGTACAAAAAAACTCAAAGTTATAAAATCTGTGCATTCAGTGGTTGCAACTACAAGACAAAGATACCCTTAAAATAAGATTAGCTGGAGAGAGTTTGTGAACAAGACTCCTGCAGTCTCTTATCAATAAgtcagaagagaggaagagggagcaaCCTGCCAATCTAGTCAAAGAATCAGGTCGACTGTAGGACTGCTCCAAACGGAGAAACAATACGCTTTGTTGTGGGAAAGTTCTTGGATGGAGTCATCACCTCTGTTTTGGCCTCATTGACTCTGCGGCCTCCTGCtggttattttgtgtttttgtccaccatgtgtttatgtttgttgtgCTTCTGACTCGGCCCAATACATGTGGACCCTGCCTTGGTCTGTTTCTCGCCTTTTTTCCTGCTTCCCTGTTCCTCATTGTGTGGTAACTGCTCAGCCAATTTATAACCTGTATTGTTGGTGCAACCTTGTCAGATTGTTTTAATGCTTTTACATAGCTTGCCTAGTCAGTTCTCACTGTCTTGTTTCTGCCTGCTTGTCAGCCTGTTTTTAGATTTACCTGCTTTGACCTTTTTGCCTGCTCCTGGACTAGACTCCCAATGGTGACCtggctttttctttcttttattcttTGGTTTTTGTCCCTGATGTCAATATTGTCAACAGTGGCCTTTTGCCCTTGTTGTGTTgcattttatttcttattgtttGAGCTGAAGCCTTGCTCTGCTTTAAATAAATCTTTGGAACTTTTTTCTGTGTTCCgatcccacacacacctgacttACCATCTGACCATACTATGAACCCAATAATAATCAAACTGAAGAATATCCTCGACATTCATGGGGCAAATGTTTGGAGAACACTAGTCACGGCTAGATTCCACCTCCAAGACTGTGGAGGCAATAGCTGCTGCCGAGGCAGACCTAGCAGCTAGAGTGCAACAGCTTCAGCTGGCTCCTCTTCTACAAGCTCCTGAACCTTGCTCCTCCGTCTTAGCACTCCTTCGCATCTTCTCTTGCTTTTGATCGCTCCAAGCAAGGTAGAGACGCAGCCCGGGAGTACCTTCACCAACAAGGCTGCgtgtttgatccccggctcctcctagcccgAGTGTTAAGGTAtacctgagcaagacacctctccctgactgctcccgacgagctggctgtcgccctgcgtggttgacttgTCACTGTTGCACTCTATTGATCTGTCTTTATAACGTAAGTCTTTTGTAACACTGCAATTAAACATCAAATGCCTTCTTGGAATAAAATCACTCTTGTCAGAATCTTTATTAAACTAATTTTTATTAAACTGATGAACTAATCCTCCTGATTTCCCCTCGGACACTCAGAGTGCAGAACTCTATCTCATTGATTAATGGTGCTCAATATGGTTGCTTCCAGTTACTCTTCTTCCCCAATCAAACTCTAACCCACAAAAAAACACTGCTCTGACCTTCTAGTCAACTCAATTAACTTCACAGTGCCAGGTATTTGTTCCGTTGCTATTTTGcctttttgtttgcttgttgttATGGCTACAAGCGTTCCGACAATTTGTAAGCGCTTTTCGGTTTGTGAGGGTACATTTTTCTCGATGGAGGGATTTGGCTGTAATGAGCACGACCCCACTgaactcccccaccccccaggtcCTGTAGGGGAGAATGGCACATCAATAATTGTCTTTTTGATTTGTGGCGTTCTTTGAAGGTACCATACATAATAACATGGCCAAATGAGTATGACAGCTTCCCCACTAGGCTCTGCAGGAGTCCGCACCACTGAGCCAGGAGATGTATTCTGCTTGCTGCCAAGTGGGACAACACACACTTCACATGCTGCTCACAGTGTGCAAAGTCTGCAGTGTCAGCCACTTGATACATcatatgtttatgtgtgacgTATGAAGGTTTGTATGAGTGTACGAATGATTTTTTGAAGAGGGTGAAAAAAATTATTCAAATGACGAtttgaagaaaatgttgaaacacacacacatacacatgcactgacacacacaggaacacgggaacatagacacacattagaaaacatacacatacatacacacatacatagacactctctcagtatatatatatatacatgtgtttatatatatatataatatatatatatattatatatatatatacatatatatatatatatatatatatatatatgcctatttatatatttttttatgaaagtACTACTTCCTCATCCCCTGTTGACCCTCCACAGTTCTCTCTGAGGTCACTCTAGCCCTTGAATCTTCCCAGCATCCTCCATTcaatcacacatgcactcaccccACCCCTCACGAGGTGGAAAAAAATGTCATGGAAATAGAAAATACTAACAttgcctcttcctctctctctgaagaaGTACATTACTGAGCTGTTTGTATGGCTGTTTCTAATCCTACACATTCATAAAGATAGACATAATTTCGCCAGCGAAAATGCAGTGTTCGGTAGTTCTGTGAGGAATATCCACTGATCATAAAAATGGAATCCTTCACAATACAATCTGAGGAGCACAGACATTTTCCATAACTGTTTTCAATTCTCTGAGAAGGAGAGGTTTAGAAATAGACAATCCAGAGATGGCATCACATAATAAAAAAGTAGGGACTTGAATTTCCGAAATGGTTGGACAGTTAACATTGAATTAATATAAACGTACATAACTGTTCATCTATTGGTTAGGTAGGAAAATGAGCACAtaactttttattttcagttagtACTACACTTCAGCACTAAAAGGGAATGTCGAAAAATACGAATAGATCAAGAAAATTGCCATGGCTGAACGTGAATTTTCTTCCTTATATGCTTCGCACCTGTTATGCACCTGCCATGCTCTCTTCCTCAGCCATGACATTGACATGTTGAATAATTCATGGCACGGAGACTGCCTTGAGTCAGAGAACAGCTGGGGAGACAGAGGTTGAGGTGAAGGGTAGTCTGCCCTACGCCTATCGGCCCACTGGCGTTGTGGGCAATAACCTCTGGCCAAAGAAGAGAAGAGATTAAGCAGTGCAACTGCTTAATCTCACGATCCATCGGCAAATGTTTAACCTGCCGTTTGAGCTCTCTTTGTGTGGAATCAACAGTTCAACAGTCTTTCAGGGGGATCCACTGCGATGCAGGAGATTTATTTGGAGCCTTTAAACTCAAGTTAAACTTGTCTATGTAGGACACAAAGCGGCAATAATACACAAATTCATAAACAGTATAGCCTGTATGTACTCTTTATTCTGCAGACAATGGCTTTAATCATTAATTGACTGAGAACGGCAGTGTCTGGGTGGTatggaggcagagggagggcagagaggcgcgcgggaggaggggagctgctgctcctccattAATCTCCATTACTGCTCAATGGCCAGCAGATGTAGACATGGGCTTTGCCGGTCCCCGGTAACCACTTCCccctgtgtgttgtgatgttcacgacaaacatatatatatatatgtataaacttttccttttattaGCTGAACACATATTTCCTGGAAGGATACAGTCTTTTAACCTAAGCACACTGTACTATTGATTCATCCATCAAGAAATCAATTGACCTCCATGGACTGATGATGTCGTGTTAACAGATGGAATTGTAaacctttgttgttgttgttgttgttgatgatatATGAGGTCAGGCAATGATAAGTCGACCTTGAAGGAAAAAAGAATCCATCGCAAACTACCGTTAATTAAATGAGTTATTTGCCGGCTCCACCTGTCAGGTTTGGCGTCTGTTGGCTTTGGTAGCTTGCCATGGCTCtctctaccatttgcctggttGTTTGATCAGGACCAACGACATCCGCAGGTagatttaacaaacactgaaatgtctgcacacacacacacacacacacacacacacacacacacacacacacacacacacacacacacacacacacacacacacacacacacacacacacacacgcacacgcacacatacaaacaaaaacacacacagataaggtCAAATACACAtttgcaggcaaacacacacacacaaacacaagagagTGACAATCATGCATACGTATTATGTATGATTTTACGTAACATACATTTTACTTATGCAGGGTGTAAAGATACGCTACGCTACGATCGGCGACATATTAATTTGTTACAGCTCAGGTAAACTTGCCCACGCCAAGCTGCTACCACCCCAACAGATACCATCGCCCTCCAGTTTCTATGGCAACATGACAAGAATGACCAGCTTTAGGTGTCATTaagatctctctttctctagctctctctctctctctctctctctctctctctctctctctctctctctctctctctctcctctctctctctctctctctctctctctcatctctctctcttctctctctctccactcactTTCCCACTATCTCTCTCGTCCGCTCCTCTCTCATCTGCTCCCATCCCCTCGGATAAGCCTTGATAGGGTCTTCTgtggtggtggaaatgtctgtaGTCTCCCTGAGAATAAATGTCATTGACACTTCTCTTGATTCAAATGTTACGAATATCTCAATTCTCATGGATACGACCGGATGGccatattataatattatcatTTGCATTCTGCAGTTTCATCCCATCTACCGTGTTGCACGACGTCGGCATCCACAGTTACCAAGCAGTTATAAACTGCACGTCAATAATTTACACCGATTTATGCGTACGATCTACGATCCCCCAAGTTTGGTAGGCTACTTAAGGGAATTGTGATGTTTTGATAACTAAATAATACATCAGACCCATCTCATCGACCTGATTCTCCACCAGCTCGATAGGAAGGGTCCTGAATTGATTGGGGGTTCTGAAGccagtttgtgtctgtgtgtgtgtttgtgggcaacgcacacacaacaacatctcACTGGCGCTAATTTAGGTGGCGCATACATCCGCTGAGACGCTTCGAATCAATGGAGTGTTCCCGCTGTCTCCTTCGACACCCTTTTGAGGACACTCCATTACTTGAATGCCGCAACACCTAACTCTGAGCAGGAGGGCTACGGGGAAGGGTTCTTCATGTTTTTTCATAGAGTGGCATTGTGTTTAAATTGAGTTGCAAACGCAATTTTTTGCTTGGTGTTTTTTTACAGTACACATAGACCGACATTCAGGTCAGAACCCAGCGCCTTTTGGCTTTGAGTCAAACGCCCAAATAAATATCA encodes the following:
- the LOC115544213 gene encoding flocculation protein FLO11-like, translated to MVHLCVSISAEGPRLESVLKESSRKPRKGKKTTFDMTTSRNPPSRTRMSSSRQDRGSCSSTASCPVFAGSYSDQEEDPPPRHRSSPLLKTTLSKLNHSTQTTHNGSLPSLQGSEASLRGATPAARGAPWNRKGSLTGLQNSIAKLKGSILGLKRRSIGPHQNSPAPSSSTEGSSSSSLLSVSSSEDDGSWDTNSWSSGITCLLRHPAEQQGSQGLQIYPGSTGKGKGGQTSDSDASLPEVIYQNLTFSRPIDEPEDARFAQSASFLSKKKAQSMFMSNNSPSVSPTTVNHHKRAENRLKFSQFLNEVTCRVLQFKEGRPQPGSTLQHGYQSPSPEPPSTPSPLRPSLPPTTTKTTARVTTTEPQPMAGMWRSPTTADLQMIQEEDSRDLAGSIHRWSKSLPSCRVLEPSDVPRKVNRERYSYPERDLALCTKIQSQPSTGRLYLETDIDRVRRLDELAADGTLVTDGQEMGSEKPDEGEEEERERIREPLWEKTGQRADATDKEEETREKPKEIHSKRDRRKDKGMDKVSERPSGEERGVPGERERGREKRKKSGVGQSGTSTFLWIKLQWEENPGP